The Rhinoderma darwinii isolate aRhiDar2 chromosome 8, aRhiDar2.hap1, whole genome shotgun sequence genome has a window encoding:
- the MRPS18B gene encoding small ribosomal subunit protein mS40, protein MLRPSLTKMAASLGKFCVTGVRGVLLSRTPVSALPFGVRSFCSPPEEFDLVSRYKEHPWEYLSSEEYSERYGQRTVWAGYRRNHKGSIPPQKTRKTCIRGNKVSGNPCPICRDQQLGVDYRNVKLLQQFICPHTGVVYDPTRTGVCMKQHKRLTKAITDAEDHGFLPVLIQHKDMTFGDYSRHHGAVAQTPPAPAGPWYSWYEWQEPAAKDVAKLQKLYKPYWKEMMGEQ, encoded by the exons ATGCTTAGACCTTCCCTCACCAAGATGGCGGCCTCCTTGGGCAAGTTCTGTGTGACCGGCGTGAGAGGGGTTCTATTGAGCAGG ACCCCGGTATCAGCATTGCCCTTTGGGGTCCGCTCATTCTGTAGCCCCCCTGAAGAGTTTGATCTGGTTTCTCGTTATAAGGAGCATCCCTGGGAGTATCTGAGCAGTGAAG AGTACTCGGAGCGGTATGGACAGCGGACCGTGTGGGCCGGTTATAGAAGAAACCACAAGGGATCCATCCCACCCCAGAAAACCCGGAAAACCTGCATT AGAGGAAATAAAGTGAGTGGTAATCCCTGTCCTATCTGCCGGGACCAGCAGCTCGGTGTGGATTACCGG AACGTGAAGTTACTCCAGCAGTTCATCTGTCCGCACACAGGAGTGGTGTATGATCCTACCAGAACAG GTGTGTGCATGAAGCAACACAAGCGGCTTACGAAGGCCATAACTGATGCCGAGGACCATG GTTTCCTGCCGGTTTTGATACAACACAAGGATATGACCTTTGGAGACTATTCCCGGCACCACGGCGCAGTGGCACAAACCCCTCCTGCCCCAGCAGGCCCCTGGTATTCCTGGTATGAGTGGCAAGAGCCGGCAGCAAAGGACGTAGCAAAATTACAGAAGCTGTACAAGCCGTACTGGAAGGAGATGATGGGGGAGCAATGA